One segment of Triticum aestivum cultivar Chinese Spring chromosome 2A, IWGSC CS RefSeq v2.1, whole genome shotgun sequence DNA contains the following:
- the LOC123185492 gene encoding uncharacterized protein isoform X1: MGTASQDPIFHPASHLPAAAHLPSPAVAHLPPPGRRRPPFPGRAPLPAAHCRWWCASFHRSMAWCSPQWRRGRSGATASPPSRAYRLASSLAPSAPRRTTSSTDRSPPLPRAVHHCHPWPFTPAPDFPSIPQFNGFQKGKNGGWVMNQLPVLLCHEHWTTPTTSTTASRPPSCIAISWWGSAAGALWPFTATTPGRSTPPPQAIHCQQHPGPTPPWEFQLSRYVQRQRAGGKYIDEQRDGGMEQLSSAYKLDIFDESSPN, translated from the exons ATGGGCACCGCAAGTCAGGACCCCATCTTCCACCCCGCCTCCCACCTCCCGGCCGCCGCGCACCTCCCTTCCCCGGCCGTTGCGCACCTCCCACCTCCCGGCCGCCGCAGGCCTCCCTTccctggccgcgcgcccctccctgcCGCGCACTGTCGATGGTGGTGCGCCTCATTTCATCGCTCTATGGCTTGGTGCTCACCTCAATGGCGCCGCGGACGCAGTGGAGCTACTGCATCGCCTCCTTCCCGTGCTTACAGGTTGGCCTCCTCCTTAGCCCCTTCTGCCCCGAGGAGGACAACATCCAGCACAGACCGTTCACCGCCACTACCCCGGGCAGTTCACCACTGTCATCCTTGGCCATTCACCCCTGCTCCCGACTTCCCTTCCATTCCTCAG TTCAATGGATTCCAAAAAGGAAAAAACGGTGGATGGGTGATGAATCAACTTCCTGTACTGTTGTGCCATGAGCATTGGACGACCCCGACCACTAGCACCACTGCTTCCCGACCTCCTTCTTGCATCGCCATCTCCTGGTGGGGCTCTGCCGCCGGAGCACTCTGGCCGTTCACAGCCACCACTCCAGGCCGTTCAACGCCACCACCCCAGGCCATTCATTGCCAGCAGCACCCTGGACCCACCCCACCCTGGGAGTTTCAGTTATCGA GGTACGTCCAACGACAACGAGCAGGCGGCAAGTATATTGATGAGCAGCGGGATGGTGGCATGGAGCAGTTGAGTAG TGCTTATAAGCTTGACATCTTTGATGAATCCAGCCCAAACTGA
- the LOC123185492 gene encoding uncharacterized protein isoform X3, with amino-acid sequence MPSSSVRQFADGHRKSGPHLPPRLPPPGRRAPPFPGRCAPPTSRPPQASLPWPRAPPCRALSMVVRLISSLYGLVLTSMAPRTQWSYCIASFPCLQVGLLLSPFCPEEDNIQHRPFTATTPGSSPLSSLAIHPCSRLPFHSSGYVQRQRAGGKYIDEQRDGGMEQLSSAYKLDIFDESSPN; translated from the exons ATGCCGAGTTCGTCAGTCCGTCAGTTCGCCGATGGGCACCGCAAGTCAGGACCCCATCTTCCACCCCGCCTCCCACCTCCCGGCCGCCGCGCACCTCCCTTCCCCGGCCGTTGCGCACCTCCCACCTCCCGGCCGCCGCAGGCCTCCCTTccctggccgcgcgcccctccctgcCGCGCACTGTCGATGGTGGTGCGCCTCATTTCATCGCTCTATGGCTTGGTGCTCACCTCAATGGCGCCGCGGACGCAGTGGAGCTACTGCATCGCCTCCTTCCCGTGCTTACAGGTTGGCCTCCTCCTTAGCCCCTTCTGCCCCGAGGAGGACAACATCCAGCACAGACCGTTCACCGCCACTACCCCGGGCAGTTCACCACTGTCATCCTTGGCCATTCACCCCTGCTCCCGACTTCCCTTCCATTCCTCAG GGTACGTCCAACGACAACGAGCAGGCGGCAAGTATATTGATGAGCAGCGGGATGGTGGCATGGAGCAGTTGAGTAG TGCTTATAAGCTTGACATCTTTGATGAATCCAGCCCAAACTGA
- the LOC123185492 gene encoding uncharacterized protein isoform X2, which translates to MGTASQDPIFHPASHLPAAAHLPSPAVAHLPPPGRRRPPFPGRAPLPAAHCRWWCASFHRSMAWCSPQWRRGRSGATASPPSRAYRLASSLAPSAPRRTTSSTDRSPPLPRAVHHCHPWPFTPAPDFPSIPQFNGFQKGKNGGWVMNQLPVLLCHEHWTTPTTSTTASRPPSCIAISWWGSAAGALWPFTATTPGRSTPPPQAIHCQQHPGPTPPWEFQLSRYVQRQRAGGKYIDEQRDGGMEQLSSPN; encoded by the exons ATGGGCACCGCAAGTCAGGACCCCATCTTCCACCCCGCCTCCCACCTCCCGGCCGCCGCGCACCTCCCTTCCCCGGCCGTTGCGCACCTCCCACCTCCCGGCCGCCGCAGGCCTCCCTTccctggccgcgcgcccctccctgcCGCGCACTGTCGATGGTGGTGCGCCTCATTTCATCGCTCTATGGCTTGGTGCTCACCTCAATGGCGCCGCGGACGCAGTGGAGCTACTGCATCGCCTCCTTCCCGTGCTTACAGGTTGGCCTCCTCCTTAGCCCCTTCTGCCCCGAGGAGGACAACATCCAGCACAGACCGTTCACCGCCACTACCCCGGGCAGTTCACCACTGTCATCCTTGGCCATTCACCCCTGCTCCCGACTTCCCTTCCATTCCTCAG TTCAATGGATTCCAAAAAGGAAAAAACGGTGGATGGGTGATGAATCAACTTCCTGTACTGTTGTGCCATGAGCATTGGACGACCCCGACCACTAGCACCACTGCTTCCCGACCTCCTTCTTGCATCGCCATCTCCTGGTGGGGCTCTGCCGCCGGAGCACTCTGGCCGTTCACAGCCACCACTCCAGGCCGTTCAACGCCACCACCCCAGGCCATTCATTGCCAGCAGCACCCTGGACCCACCCCACCCTGGGAGTTTCAGTTATCGA GGTACGTCCAACGACAACGAGCAGGCGGCAAGTATATTGATGAGCAGCGGGATGGTGGCATGGAGCAGTTGAGTAG CCCAAACTGA